The segment TGAAGAAGGCGATCACGAGGGCCGATTTGACCGAAGCGATGCCCAGGGCGGCCCAGATGTTCAACGGGCCGAGGTCGAGCCGGGAGGCTCCGACGGTGGCCGCGGTGAGGGCCAGCAGCAGCAACCAGACGATCACGAAAGTGCGGGAGTTGACGATATGGGGTGCTTTCTCTGTCATGGACAACTCTTATTTTGCCATCCGTTCGCTGCGCCGTCTCGAGACACAATGATTCGGAGGAAAGACAAGGCCGGTTTTTCGATTGCTGCAATACGGGTTTTCTCTGTGTCTCCGTGTCTCTGCGGCATGAAAAGCTCTACAGGATCAAGTAGTAGAGGGGGAAAACGAAGATCCATACCAGGTCGACGAGGTGCCAGTAGAGTCCGGAGTTCTCCAGTGCGACATTGTCTGCCGGCCCGATCTTGCCGGATTTGACGCCGAGCAGGACCCAGACCAGCAGGGCCGCTCCGATGAGCACGTGCAGGCCGTGCAGTCCGGTGGTGATGTAGTAGAGGTTGAAAAAGACGTCCTGTCCCGGGGCCATGTCTTTCAGGTGCTCGGAGCCGGGATAGATGCCGTGGGCGATCTTGGCGCTCCACTCGAAGTACTTGTTGATCAGGAAAACGGCTGCCGAGACCACCGTCGCGCTCAGAAGCGCCAGGGTCTGCCCCCGCTGCCCCTTTTGCATCGCGCTGACCGCCAGGGCCACGAAGAGGCTGCTGGTCAGCAGTACCAGGGTGTTGGCCGTTCCGAAGGGAAGACTGAGTTCCCTGCTGGCCTGAACGAACGCGGCCGGGTAGCGCTGCAGGTAGACCGCGTAGAGGATGAACAGCCCGCCGAACAGCATCAGTTCGGTGAACAGGAAAAGCCACATTCCCAGTTTGGCGCCGGCGTAGTCCTTGTGCACTTCCTCGCTCACAGCAGCCCCGCTCCCTTG is part of the Desulfuromonas sp. genome and harbors:
- a CDS encoding cytochrome C oxidase subunit IV family protein; amino-acid sequence: MTEKAPHIVNSRTFVIVWLLLLALTAATVGASRLDLGPLNIWAALGIASVKSALVIAFFMHMKYEGRLLRICLLATLVVLAIFIGFTFFDVLYR
- a CDS encoding cytochrome c oxidase subunit 3 family protein, encoding MSEEVHKDYAGAKLGMWLFLFTELMLFGGLFILYAVYLQRYPAAFVQASRELSLPFGTANTLVLLTSSLFVALAVSAMQKGQRGQTLALLSATVVSAAVFLINKYFEWSAKIAHGIYPGSEHLKDMAPGQDVFFNLYYITTGLHGLHVLIGAALLVWVLLGVKSGKIGPADNVALENSGLYWHLVDLVWIFVFPLYYLIL